The Melanotaenia boesemani isolate fMelBoe1 chromosome 11, fMelBoe1.pri, whole genome shotgun sequence genome includes the window GAAGGTGTGAGATTCGAGTTTCTTTCGGCCCAGAGACAACCTGGTCCTCCTGTTGCTCCCGGTCCTCCTGGTCACAGTTACTGATGTTTGGGTATGGAGCGAGATCTGCGTCCTTCTCTGGGCTGCCCGACTCGCTGTTGGAGTGTCCGTTGTAGTTGTGTAAACGGGAGCCCACTGCCTCCCTTTGATGGGGGTTTCTGGTCTGGGTCTGGATCTGCAGGAGGTTTCGCCTCCGTTCCAGAGTCTATACCACCTGTGGCACATGAAAGTAATGCTGGCGCATCACAGAGTTCCTGGTTAATAGAATTCATCGGATACGGTGTCATGAAGGTTTCAGGTCCAGCAGAACTTTCTGGGTTCTGGTCCATGAAGACCCTGGAAGTTTCTCCAGACCAGATGAGGTTCTGGGTGTACATGTAGGTGGAGCAGCCGGCGTTGAGCATTTCTTTTGCTGCTTCTTCTCTTTGAGGCCTCCGCAGGGTCAGGAGATGCTCAGCATCCATCCTCTCTAGTTGGAGTCCATGGTCCTCCTCTGTACCTCCTGGATCTCCTGGACCTCCATGCTGCAGCCGTTGTCCCTGTTCTGTTGAACATCTGAACCCATGCagctggaccctggtctggacatCTCTATCCCCTTGTCTGTGATAACAGGACTCCCCCAGAGGGCCTGGTCCTCCAGCATcagaacatctgcagcatctctgCTGGTTGCCAGGGTTACAGGACCGGCTGCTGGGGTCGAGCTTCAGGGCATCGGTGTTCTTCACCACATCCTGATCCGTCTCCTGGAAGTTCATGTTGATCTGCTTGATGTCAAGAAGCATTTTAGTCCAGCATCATCATCAGGACAAAGTCAGCTGGAGACAGAAAAGAGACGATCATGTGATCTGGATCTGGAACGTAATGGACCGTATACCTGCGTCATGTTATGGTACCGTAATGTACGGTATACCTGCGTCATGTTATAGTAGCGTAATGTACCGTATACCTGCGTCATGTTATGGTACCGTAATGTACCGTATACCTGCGTCATGTTATAGTACCGTAATGTACCGTATACCTGCGTCATGTTATGGTACCGTAATGTACGGTATACCTGCGTCATGTTATAGTACCGTAATGTACCGTATACCAGCGTCATGTTATAGTACCGTAATGTACCGTATACCTGCGTCATGTTATGGTACCGTAATGTACCATATACCTGCGTCATGTTATAGTACCGTAATGTACCGTATACCTGCGTCATGTTATGGTACCGTAATGTACCATATACTAGCGTCATGTTATAGTACCGTAATGTACGGTATACATGCGTCATGTTATGGTACCGTAATGTACCGTATACCTGTGTCATGTTATGGTACCGTAATGTACGGTATACCTGCGTCATGTTATAGTACCATAATGTACCGTATACCTGCGTCATGTTATAGTACCTGTCATGAGGACTGGCCTGCATTGCCTGCAGCTCACGCaatcaggctcatctgctccacctgggtctcatcagcgctcactctcctcacctgttcatcaccCTATATAATccctcctcaatgtctgcttccctgccagatggtcatttgCCTTGCCTGTTATTCTGTAGTAAatcttgtcttgttctagatccCTGTCGCTGACCTCGCTGCCACTCACGGACTCCCGATTGCCTGATCCCTGCCGGACTATCCTGAACTCTGCCCACCTGGATTTGACCTTGCTGCCTCTCACGGACTCCCGATTGCCTGCTCCCTGCCGGGCTATCCTGAACTCTGCCTACCTGGATTAGACCTTTTTCTGGACCGACCTCCGCTATCTGCCTAGCCCCTCTTCCTGGACCTGGTTGCCACACCTGCCGCCCGTTAGCTGCTTTGTTGCATCTATTAAAACTGTTAACTCATCACCGTGTGgactgaatttccgggtcttcctGAAACGATCATTACAGTACCATCTGGCCAACATGGACCCGTCGCCTACACACGAATGGCGTTCTTGTGTCGAGACATCAATCACCAAGTTGGAAGCTAACATGCAAGATCTTTTAACCATGATGACTAACCTCTCCACATCCGCAGGTGTTCCCGATGCTGCGACCTCTCACTCCTCCACGGTTACCTCCATGCATCAGACTCGGCCACCCCCAGAACCACGCCTCGCTCCACCAGAGGTGTTCACAGGACAACGTTCTCAGTGTCGTCCGTTTGTGACCCAATGTGAGATCCAGTTTGAACTCCAGCCATCATCGTTCCCCTCAGATCGGGCCAAGGTCGCCTATATGATTTCCCTGCTTTCGGGAAAAGCGAAGGTTTGGGGCACGGCGGAGTGGCAGAATGACTCAGCAATTTGTTACTCTTTCAGAGACTTTTCTACAGCCCTCATTAGGGTTTTCGATCCTGTGTTGCCCGAGAGAGAAGCGGCACGCAGACTTCTGACACTGAGGCAAGGCGATAAACGTGTGACTGAATATATTATTGATTTTCACACTCTGTCTGCAGAAAGCTCCTGGAATGACGCAGCATTGTGCGACGCCTTCTACCAGGGATTGGCGGAGGAAATAAAAGATGAGCTGGCCACCCGGGACGCTCCCAAGAACCTGGCTGAACTGGAGGTCCTCGCTACGCGGATCGATCTCCGGTTACAGGAGTGGCATGGGGAGAGGAGGTTTCTTCGCCGGAATCGCCAATCCGAAACCTGGAGCAAGCCGGCACATGACCCGCCCACTTCCGCTTCCGGTTCAGCCTCCCTTTCTGACGTCGGGGAACCCATTTTATCTCTTCCGGCTCTCAACcgaggcagacgcttttcttctccctccctctcccactctgccctgctactgtcctgtcatctctctgagcctctctctgcatttctttctgaAACTCAAATCTTGAGatatggatttgatcagctggtccctaaatgcaatcgaccaaatttattcgaaccggaaaacaggcgtaggggagcctgcttgtcctggcggaacgttttcggctggatatgtgatggattcctggggagtgtggaaagtcatgtgtctgtcgatccTTTCTGTTGAGGACGCTgaagacatctatacattcggattcatgataactgggtttctgctgtttggagcgggcggtttcctggcatatcgcaaaattcggacactgtcggcagtcactggcaagctgccggatttctgtgctggtgtgtgtcgagctatgaacaatcaggctTTGGCGGTgcaggagctgaatcgtaaactggaggctattcaagttctggatggcaaactggttgcgattTCTGAGCTTGTACGTAAGatggtcaccaacttggagaagttgtcggctcggctggatggaaattgacccacaaattcggatgattggagtcgccagtgggaccactgagagactcaaggcagacgaaacagctctggcctgaaccaaaacaaatgctgttatcaaattcggctccctgtactggccttggatggctggtttaaagttccctggaatgttttgttgacggatgctcagtccccccaTCCTACCCCCACCCTCCTCATGGGCGATGGACTTtaacctggatcagctcccaaggatgcccactatcatcaggcggcagagactgtgagggagaactgggacagagttcatatgctcacttctacgcacacacacgctccacactcaagtacaccactacagatacacctccccgttattcactgcctGGGCTGTCCTTCccacctccctccactcccgggcagtgggttGATTGGACGCGCTCAGAGaatgcagctgcgtctgcacttgctgtgatgggagacccctctcctcccccgccacgtgtttctgatgttgtgattgtctgagttatgttctttatgtactgaggagtgttttttgtatctcaataatgggccctcaggcccagtgtggagatgccttttttttatcctctccagctacatcttactcccctaatgttacctttcacctatatctaagacaaggagcgctgtagaaacggctgctccgtcagtctgcctgttcctgtttgtgttatatgttgttttgtctagtcttggatgggttgtactgaaaacatgaatttccctgcaagggattaataaagtatttctgattttctGATCTGATTTTCTGATGCAGCTTGGTCGGACCCGTCTATCCCTCACAGAGAAAGAAAGGCGGTACAAGGAAggactgtgtttttattgtggcGGGATGGGGCACATCGCTCACCGGTGTCCAGTAAAAAGACCAGACCCAGTAGGAGATACAAGGAGCCTACTGAGTCAACGGCAGTCATCGGAGACCTCGGGTATGTTTTCCATCACAGCGCAACTGACATTAAAAGACATGACAAGACCTTTGTCCGTTTTCATTGACTCAGGGGCTGACACAGAGTTTCTTGACATCGGGCTGGCTAAAGAACTCAACCTTGCAACTCGTGCCACGTCCAAGACCGTAAAGGTGATAGCATTAGATGGACATGTCCTACACCACATTACTCAAGAGACTGTTCCCCTGGAGCTGGTTATCGGGGGCAACCATCACGAATTTGTCTCATTTCTATTAATACACTCCCCtgtggttccagtcattcttgGAGCGTCATGGCTAGCTAAGCATAATCCTCACATAGACTGGAGCCGAAAGGAGATATTGGGATGGTCACCAGACTGTTCATCCACATGTCTTCGTACCGCTGCTCCTTCACCCAGGAACTCAAGGGCTGGGATTGATGATTATCCTAATCTGGCTGAAGTTCCCCCAGTTTACTACGACCTCAGGGAGGTCTTTAACAAGCACCGTGCAACGTCTCTTCCACCTCACCGCCCTTACGACTGCTCCATAGATTTGTTACCAGGAACGTTCCCTCCTAGGGGACGGTTGTATTCATTGTCCGGCCCTGAGAACCAGGCTATGACTACATACATTGAGGAATCCCTTCAAGCAGGGATTATTCGCTCTTCCTCATCCCCAGCAGGAGccggatttttttttgtagaaaagaaAGGCGGTTCCTTACGACCCTGCATCGACTATAGGGGACTCAATGACATAACTGTTAAGAATCGTTACCCCCTGCCTCTCATGAATACCGCGTTCGACCAGATCCAGGGGGCCACATTCTTCACCAAACTAGATCTTAGAAACGCTTATCATCTTGTTCGCATCAAAGAAGGAGACGAATGGAAAACCGCATTCAACACACCCTCAGGGCATTATGAATACCTTGTCATGCCATTTGGGTTATCCAACGCGCCTGCAGTCTTCCAGGCGCTAGTGAACAACGTCCTCAGGGACATGGTTGGTCAATATGTTTTTGTCTACCTGGATGACATCCTGATCTTTTCCAAGGACATTCAGTCCCACCAAGAACACGTCCGCACAGTGTTACTTAGACTGTTACAGAACAATCTATATGTTAAAGCAGAGAAATGTGAATTCCACCGTCGGTCAACTTCGTTTCTTGGGCACATAATTTCCCCGGACGGTGTATCCATGGACCCAGCCAAGGTAAAAGCTGTTGCCGATTGGCCAACGCCACTTAATCGGAAACAACTGCAACGCTTCCTTGGATTCGCCAACTTTTATAGGTGTTTTATTAGGAATTTCAGCTCCATCGCTTCTCCGTTACACGCTCTCACGTTCACCAAAAACAGATTCACCTGGTCAGAACAGGCGGAGAGTGCGTTTCAATGTCTTAAGACTTTATTCACCACCGCCCCGGTTCTTTTCTCCCCAGATACATCCCGGCAATTCATTGTGGAGGTTGACGCATCTAACACCGGCATAGGGGCAGTTCTCAGCCAGAGGTACGCTGACAACAAGATTCACCCATGTGCTTTTTATTCCAGGAGTCTGTCTTCCGCAGAGCGAAACTACGATGTGGGCAACCGGGAGCTGTTGGCTGTTAAATTGGCTCTGGAGGAATGGCGGCATTGGTTGGAAGGGGCCGCCAAACCATTCATTGTCTGGACCGACCATAAAAATTTGGAGTACTTGCGTACGGCAAAACGACTAAACCCCAGACAAGCCAGGTGGGCTCTGTTTTTTGGCCGGTTTGATTTCTCCCTGTCTTACAGGCCGGGGAGCAAAAATGTGAAGCCGGATGCCCTGTCTCGGATCCATGATTCCCAGGAGGACGACCACATTGAGGATCAACCAGAGTACATCCTGCCGCCCTCCGTTCGTTTGTTCGTGACCAGGACCGAAATCGAGCAGTTGGTGATGGCGTCACATCAGCAACACCCGGTACCAGCTCAGTGTCCCAGAGACCGCCTTTTTGTTCCTGGACAGCTGGTCTCTGATGTCCTGTCCTTCTGCCATAACTCACGCCTGTATTGTCATCCAGGGGTCAGCAAGACGTTGTCTGTGGTTCGTGATCGGTTCTGGTGGGGCAAGCTGGCTAGGGATGTCAAGGACTATGTGCTGGCCTGTCGGCACTGCTGCCAGGCAAAGTCTTCTCGTCGTCCGCCTATGGGGTTGCTGCGTCCGTTGCCCATACCTAATCGGCCCTGGTGACATATTTCCATGGATTTTGTTACTGGTCTTCCTCGTTCTGACAATTTCACTGTTCTGCTCACTATTGTAGACCGCTTTTCCAAGATGGCTCATCTGGTTCCGCTCCCGAAACTTCCCACGTCAAAGGAACTCGGGCTCATCCTCTCAAAGGAAGTATTCCGCCTCCATGGACTTCCGGCCAGTATTGTCTCCGATCGGGGTCCTCAGTTCATCTCCCGCTTTTGGAGCGAGTTCTGCGCCCTCCTGGGAATCAAGGTGGACCTGTCTTCTGGTTTTCATCCCCAGATGGATGGCCAAACTGAGAGGGCCAATCAGGAGGTAGAGACTAAACTGCGCATGTTGTGCGAGCAGGATCCGGCTTTGTGGTCCCAGAACCTGTCATGGGTGGAATATGCCTTGAACTCTTTGCCTTCCAGCGCCACTGGATTGTCTCCATTCTATGTTGTCTACGGTTACCAGCCCCCTGTGTTCCAGGTTCAGGACCGGGAGGCTCGAGTCCCTTCGGCCCATGCTGCAGCCCAGCGCTGCCAACGGGTCTGGCGGCGGGCTCGTCGGGCACTGATGACCTCCTCCGTTGTGTACTCTAGGACGGCCAACAGGCGTCGGGTTCCTGCCCCTGGTTATCGGGTTGGTCAAAAGGTTTGGCTCTCCACCAAGGACCTTCCTCTGCGGTTAGAGAACCGTAAATTGGCTCCCCGTTTCATCGGCCCCTTCCCTATAGTGCGGATCATCAACCCGGTGGCTGTGCGCCTTGGTCTGCCCTGTACACTCCGTGTTCACCCTACATTTCATGTATCCAGGGTCAAGCCTGTGTCTCTGTCGCCTTTGGCTCCCTCCTCCAGGCCCCCTCCTCCCTCCCGGTTCGTTGCTGGGGGTCCGGTCTACTCTGTACGACGCATCCTCCGTTCCCGGCGGCGGGGCCGCGGGGTGCAGTATCTGGTGGATTGGGAGGGTTACGGCCCGGAGGAGCGGTCGTGGATCCCTTCCCGGTTTGTGGTGGATCGCTCCTTGATCCTGGCTTTCCATCGCTCTCGTCCGGGCATGCCTGGTGGTCCGTCGGGTGCcggcccttgaggggggggttcTGTCATGAGGACTGGCCTGCATTGCCTGCAGCTCACGCaatcaggctcatctgctccacctgggtctcatcagcgttcactctcctcacctgttcatcaccCTATATAATccctcctcaatgtctgcttccctgccagatggtcatttgCCTTGCCTGTTATTCTGTAGTAAatcttgtcttgttctagatccCTGTCGCTGACCTCGCTGCCACTCACGGATTCCCGATTGCCTGATCCCTGCCGGACTATCCTGAACTCTGCCCACCTGGATTTGACCTTGCTGCCTCTCACGGACTCCCGATTGCCTGCTCCCTGCCGGACTATCCTGAACTCTGCCTACCTGGATTAGACCTTTTTCTGGACCGACCTCCGCTATCTGCCTAGCCCCTCTTCCTGGACCTGGTTGCCACACCTGCCGTCCGTTAGCTGCTTTGTTGCATCTATTAAAACTGTTAACTCATCACCGtgtgggctgaatttccgggtcttcctGAAACGATCATTACAAGTACCGTAATGTACCGTATACCTGCGTCATGTTATGGTACCGTAATGTACCGTATACCAGCGTCATGTTATAGTACCGTAATGTACCGTATACCTGCGTCATGTTATGGTACCGTAATGTACCGTATACCTGCGTCATGTTATAGTACCGTAATGTACCGTATACCTGCGTCATGTTATGGTACCGTAATGTACCGTATACCTGCGTCATGTTATAGTACCGTAATGTACCGTATACCTGCGTCATGTTATGGTACCGTAATGTACCGTATACTAGCGTCATGTTATAGTACCGTAATGTACCGTATACCAGCGTCATGTTATAGTACCGTAATGTACCGTGTACCAGCGTCATGTTATAGTACCGTAATGTACCGTATACCAGCGTCATGTTATGGTACCGTAATGTACCGTATACCAGCGTCATGTTATAGGACCGTAATGTACCGTATACCTGCGTCATGTTATGGTACCGTAATGTACCGTATACCTGCGTCATGTTATAGTACCGTAATGTACCGTATACCTGCGTCATGTTATGGTACCGTAATGTACCGTATACCTGCGTCATGTTATAGTACCGTAATGTACCGTATACCTGCGTCATGTTATGGTACCATAATGTACGGTATACCTGCGTCATGTTATGGTACCGTAATGTACCATATACCAGCGTCATGTTATAGTACCGTAATGTACCGTATACCTGCGTCATGTTATGGTACCGTAATGTACCGTATACCTGCGTCATGTTATGGTACCGTAATGTACGGTATACCTGCGTCATGTTATGGTACCGTAATGTACCGTATACCTGCGTCATGTTATAGTACCGTAATGTACCGTATACCTGCGTCACTTTATGGTACCGTAATGTACCGTATACCAGCGTAATGTTATAGTACCGTAATGTACCGTATACCAGCGTCATGTTATAGTACCGTAATGTACCGTGTACCAGCGTCATATTATAGTATCGTAATGTACCGTATACCAGCGTCATGTTATGGTACCGTAATGTACCGTATACCAGCGTCATGTTATAGTACCGTAATGTACCGTATACCAGCGTCATGTTATGGTACCGTAATGTACCGTGTACCAGCGTCATGTTATGGTACCGTAATGTACCGTGTACCAGCGTCATGTTATGGTACCGTAATGTACCGTGTACCAGCGTCATGTTATGGTACCGTAATGTACCGTGTACCGGCGTCATGTTATGGTACCGTAATGTACCATATACCAGCGTCATGTTATGGTACCGTAATGTACCGTATACCAGCGTCATGTTATGGTACCGTAATGTACCGTATACCAGCGTCATGTTATAGTACCGTAATGTACCGTATACCAGCGTCATGTTATAGTACCGTAATGTACCGTGTATCAGCGTCATGTTATGGTACCGTAATGTACCGTATACCAGCGTCATGTTATAGCACCGTAATGTACCGTGTACCAGAGTCAAACATTGTCCATATTTTTGAGCTCCAAAACGCCAAGTAATTATAAAGACCCTAGTAAAAGTAAGGCACTGTGATAAAGATGTCCATAAGAAAGGAGTGAAATTCTTATTTTATACGAGGCCTTGTGAAGCATTGCGGCTCATTACCCAAACCGTGCTGGTACCTGTCACTCTTGCTTAATCATGACACCTGCTGGATCTGAAACATCAATACAGGCACCTGTTTGAGATATTCAACTGACACACAGATTCAGTGACCttgtatatataataataataaagccacTGTGTTTCatattgtattatttatatCCTAATGTAAGTCTAAAATATCTTTGATATCTTTAAAATACAGTCAGTAAATAATGTGAATGTGTCATAACATgaaaatcaaagtgaaaatcTTGTGAATGTGATGTTGCTCATGTACTTGCATTTGAGGCTGGGAAGTTTTTTATAtaattctttatatatattttatataattatatataattaaacaaatgtgtttttttttcctcagcatTCAGGCATGACGTTTCGATGCAAGTTCTCCAGCTTTAGAGAACACCCGCTTACACAGCACTAATGAGGCTGGTGAGCATAAAAACTGTACAGACAGCCGGAAGAGGTCCGGGTATTTCTGCACCTCAATAGTTGAATATCTGTGGCGTTGGTGGTCTGTCTACTGACTCCATCATCCAGCTGCTGCCACAAGTTATTTAAAATCCAACATATTGGCATTTTAGTTTTACTAATCAATTACAAATCAGTACAAGATTTGCAAgcaaataaatgcacaaataaactgTTGTTGAATAAGGTGCCTGAAGTGGGTGCTGATATCTGTTGAGAGGAAAGTCCTGGCTCTGACTCAGTTCTGGCCCAGCTAGGGCTCTGCTATGGCCCAGCTAAGCTCAGTTCTTGCCCAGCTATGGCCCAGCTAAGGCTCAGTTCAGGCCCAGCTATGGCCCAGTCATCCATCATGCCCCTTTTGACTTGTGCCAGATTGTCAGCAGTGTGACTTTGTGGAAAGCGTTGCACTCCCACATTGGTGTAGTGGTCCCTCGAGAAGTGGGCACACTCCTACTTTTTTGGTATCTTTTTAGTAGCACAGcaaaacatcttttttaaaaaagggacaTACTAGAGTACTCTAATTACTCTTTACCCCAAAAGTATTTGCTTCTTGTCACATGGTTAGTGTTGCTCAGGGAGGAGGGGTTATGAAATTGCAAAACCAATACTGGCCCAGTGACTGGAGAGACCATAATGCATGGAGAGCAAACTATTCCATATTTTTCCATGGAATAATGAATTACTGGAATGACAACTATTCTCTCACCTGATCAGTTTGTACTACAGATATAACGACTGTATCCACAACTGTGTGAGCCTGGTCCATTTCTCCCACATCCAGAACATCCAGAtggacacacccacacaaacatacaacatTTCTCAGTGTCCACTATTTCAGAAGTCACTCAAACCAGCAATCTACCTAAACTCACCCCATTTTTGTTTTGGACACAAAAAATGACAGCATTACAGGCTATAGATATAATGAGAGAAACAATGACAACCCAGTCAACGTGTAAAGTTgtcatccattttattttatttatttttcatcctaAACAGTCAATTACACACAGTGTACCTGTAGTTATTGTATATCCTGACTGTCAACCCCTGACATGGTTTTATCAGCATTTACAGGgtctagcaaaaaaaaaaacgaaaaaaaaaaaaagaaaaatgtttttgacgTCTTCATCAGAAGTTGCTCCTGCATCTTCAGCTGTTGGCGAAGCGGCAGCGTCTCCTTCCCTGCAAGCATCCCTACGGGGATGTAGTGGGCGTGGGTGTTGGGTTAATGTTTACATAGCTGCTGCCTAGCTCCACCGATGTAGCATCGCTAACGTTAGCTGAGCTGCTGCCTAGCTCCACCGATGTAGCATCGCTAACGTTAGCTGAGCTGCTGGCTAGCTCCACCGATGTAGCATCGCCAGCGTTAGCTGAGCTGCTGGCTAGCTCCACCGATGTAGCATCGCCAGCGTTAGCTGAGCTGCTGGCTAGCTCATTGAAAGCCAAAACAGCAGCTGTATTGGTCACATGACTTTTTCTTAACCCGATGTGTGCATCAACTCAGGGTTTCACTCTATGAGCTCCACACATGTGCCGACACATCTGTGCTACCGGATGTCGTGTGCTGACTAGGCTGAATCAAACTTTTTCTGGCTTATCAGGTTTTCCACTGATAAGCCAGCcatgatgaatcaacaacacTGAGATGagcttataaaaataaataaaaagaagctaACATGATGAGGGCCATATCGCCCTGGGCTGGACCAGGTACTGGACCATGTAACGGACCAGGGAATGGACCAGGTAACGGACCAGGTACTGGACCAGTTAATGGACCAGGGAATGGACCAGTTAATGGACCAGGGAATGAACCAGGTAACGGACCAGGTAACAGATCAGGTAACGGACCAGGGAATGGACCAGGTACTGGACCAGGTAACAGATCAGGTAACGGACCAGGGAATGGATCAGGTACTGGACCAGGTAACGGATCAGGTAACAGACCAGGGAATGGACCAGGGAATGGACCAGGTAACGGACCAGGGAATGGACCAGGTAAGGGATCAGGTAATGGACCAGGGAATGGACCAGGTAATGGACCAGGGAATGGAACAGGTAACGGATCAGGCAACAGACCAGGGAATGAACCAGGGAATGGACAAGGTAACGGACCAGGTACTGGACCAGGTACTGGACCAGGTAACGGACCAGTTAATGGACCAGGTAACAGACCAGGGAACGGACCAGTTAACGGACCAGTTAACGGACCAGGTAACGGACTAGGTAACGGACCAGGTAACGGACCACGTACTGGACCAGGTACTGGACCAGGTACTGGACCAGGTACTGGACAAGTAAACGGACCAGGGAATGGACCAGGTAACGGACCAATTAATGGACCAGGTAACGGATCAGGGAATAGACCAGGTAACGGACCAGGGAACGGATCAGGGAATGGACCAGGTAACTGATCAGGTAACGGACCAGGGAATGGACCAGTTAACAGACCAGGTAATGGACCAGGTAACAGATCAGGTAACGGACCAGGGAATGGACCAGTTAACAGACCAGGGAATGGACCAGGTAACGGATCAGGTAACGGACCAGGGAATGGACCACGGAACGGACCAGGTACCGGACTAGGGAATGAACCAGGGAATGGACCAGGTAACGGATCAGGTAATGGACCAGCTAACGGACCAGGTAACGGACCAGGGAATGGACCAGGTAATGGCCCAAGGAACGGACCAGGGAACGGACCAGGGAATGGACCAGGTAACGGACCAGGTAACGGACCAGGTAATGGCCCAAGGAACGGACCAGGTAACGGACCAGGTACTGGACCAGGTACTGGACCAGGTAACGGACCAGGGAATGGACAGTGGTGGGCGATGAAAAGAGAGCACAGTGTGTCGTATATCTCAGAATATCAGCATCGACAGCATGAAGCCAAACCAGCCAGAACTCTACATGGAGacgtctcatcctgaacacagagAGGAGCCTGGTgattcctttaaaaagaaactctCCTGTCGTATAAAGCAGATGTTTTACTGAAGCAGCATCGAACCTTCGGCTCAGCTGCCCAGTttgcagagtttcctggtttaaaggCCTCACGCTGTAGCAGAGGGTCTGATGCTTATAGAAAAGCTGCATACAGCATCTAGAATACAGAACCAGGCTAGAACTACCATCATTCTTCAACCTGCTGAGGCTCAACCCTGCAAGGCCAGCTGGAAATGAACAGGAGGGAGAAAGTTTTCATGTCCCCCCTgaaattttactgtttattgtcCCCCTGAAAATGAACTGGGATTTTCGCGCCTGTCTGAGATGATGCAGGAAACACCGGAATCACGCGCAGGGGCTTACCTGCAGCATCTGGGAACAGACCAGCAGAGAACTGGACCGGCTCAGAGAGACCTGCTGACGTGATGGAGGTGTACACCGGCCAACACCGCGGCATGAGCCGGTTCCGGTTCCGTCCCGGCTGTTTGGTACCGTAAGTGCGGCTATTTGTTCTGCAGCTCGCGTGGGCACAACACGCGTGCTGGTTTCAGGAACATGAGACGAACTCATCTGCTGTCAGCTGAAATTCGAACACCGAACCGTTCTCCATCATCA containing:
- the LOC121648502 gene encoding uncharacterized protein LOC121648502, producing the protein MQLGRTRLSLTEKERRYKEGLCFYCGGMGHIAHRCPVKRPDPVGDTRSLLSQRQSSETSDTSRQFIVEVDASNTGIGAVLSQRPGSKNVKPDALSRIHDSQEDDHIEDQPEYILPPSVRLFVTRTEIEQLVMASHQQHPVPAQCPRDRLFVPGQLVSDVLSFCHNSRLYCHPGVSKTLSVVRDRFWWGKLARDVKDYVLACRHCCQAKSSRRPPMGLLRPLPIPNRPW